In Uranotaenia lowii strain MFRU-FL unplaced genomic scaffold, ASM2978415v1 HiC_scaffold_875, whole genome shotgun sequence, one DNA window encodes the following:
- the LOC129760948 gene encoding zinc finger protein 225-like has protein sequence MENIIEVSLEKYTVIKGNLSAVCRCCLSSDRLAEIFTDGTDMNQELVELLEPGYIPVESGDELPNFLCQKCLEIIRTWHRFRLQCEENFRLLKDNEGSVSKDVVNFEPELHASGLIVEDVKIEHIYMEEQLGDVEPQDQINAHLTKNEIDIDETIKQEEPPEEESFLEEDQIIKSKKTSKRHISKQPAYLRQCPICGLILKRGLQEHIMAHNDPTGRPFKCEICEKTYCRKENLKLHRQREHMKIRYPCEVCGKHFSTKDILSVHRKLHNSDVRYDCDQCGAEFKSNKYLYKHKQKHRGVKKFICSHCGKSFLVGEYLKDHIRIHTGERPFECKSCGKSFRTANHLRQHARIHANNAN, from the exons ATGGAAAACATCATAGAAGTTTCTCTGGAGAAGTACACGGTGATCAAGGGAAATCTGAGTGCAGTTTGTCGCTGTTGCCTGTCCTCGGATCGACTCGCGGAAATATTTACCGATGGAACTGACATGAATCAGGAACTAGTTGAGTTACTTGAGCCCGGCTACATTCCGGTTGAAAGCGGAGACGAGCTACCAAACTTTTTGTGTCAGAAATGTTTGGAAATAATTCGAACCTGGCACCGTTTTCGGTTGCAGTGCGAGGAAAACTTTCGGTTGCTCAAGGATAACGAGGGAAGCGTATCGAAAGAT GTCGTAAACTTTGAGCCTGAACTTCACGCTAGCGGGCTGATCGTGGAGGACGTTAAGATAGAGCATATTTACATGGAAGAACAATTAGGCGACGTCGAGCCACAGGATCAAATTAACGCGCATCTTACCAAAAATGAAATCGATATCGATGAAACCATCAAGCAGGAAGAACCTCCTGAAGAGGAAAGTTTCCTTGAGGAAGACCAAATCATTAAAAGTAAAAAGACTTCTAAACGACACATCAGCAAACAACCCGCTTATCTTCGACAATGTCCCATCTGTGGGTTGATACTGAAACGAGGCCTTCAGGAGCATATTATGGCACATAATGATCCTACGGGACGACCCTTCAAGTgtgaaatttgcgaaaaaacctACTGTAGGAAGGAAAATCTGAAACTACACCGGCAACGAGAGCACATGAAAATCCGTTACCCGTGTGAGGTTTGTGGGAAGCATTTCAGTACTAAAGATATTCTATCGGTGCATCGAAAATTGCACAATTCGGACGTGCGATACGATTGTGACCAGTGTGGAGCTGAGTTCAAATCGAACAAGTATCTCTACAAGCACAAGCAAAAACACCGAGGTGTCAAGAAGTTCATTTGCAGCCATTGCGGAAAATCGTTTCTGGTTGG ggAATATCTCAAGGATCACATAAGAATTCACACGGGAGAACGACCTTTCGAATGTAAAAGCTGCGGCAAGAGTTTCCGTACTGCAAACCATCTGAGACAGCATGCGAGGATACATGCAAACAACGCAAATTGA
- the LOC129760950 gene encoding DNA/RNA-binding protein KIN17, protein MGKGKAEVGTPKYLANKMKAKGLQKLRWYCQMCQKQCRDENGFKCHTMSESHQRQILLFADNAGKFIDSFSSEFMTGYMQILRRQFGTKRVAANKVYQEYIADRHHLHMNATKWHSLSEFVKYLGRAGHCVVDETEKGWFISYIDRDPETLAMQEKMAKKEKMDKDDAERLAEFIDEQVKRGKKEEPEPSSSYTELKRDNEEDTIKIDLKLGSTKSVDTKPIKLEKRPLEAVSRTSEFKKEKKFKPGSSEFKKPSALEELIREEEIKKEKSNRKDYWLAEGIVVKLVSKSLGEKYYKEKGVVLEVIDRYRAKIRLLETGDKLKVDQAHLETVIPSTGKKVLVLNGGYRGSTATLKEIDTDNFCVTIEIASGPLKGRVVNNVQYEDISKLF, encoded by the exons ATGGGTAAGGGCAAAGCGGAAGTTGGTACCCCCAAGTACCTGGCCAACAAGATGAAGGCCAAGGGTCTCCAGAAGTTGCGCTGGTACTGCCAGATGTGCCAGAAGCAATGCCGGGACGAGAACGGATTCAAATGTCATACTATGAGCGAGTCACACCAGCGCCAGATTCTGCTGTTCGCGGACAATGCCGGGAAGTTCATCGATAGCTTCTCGTCCGAATTCATGACCGGATACATGCAGATCCTCCGCAGACAATTTGGTACCAAACGGGTCGCGGCCAACAAGGTGTACCAGGAGTACATCGCTGATAGGCACCATCTGCACATGAACGCCACCAAATGGCATTCGCTATCCGAATTCGTCAAATATCTAGGAAGAGCTGGTCATTGCGTGGTCGACGAAACTGAAAAGGGTTGGTTCATCAGCTACATTGATCGCGATCCGGAAACGTTGGCCATGCAGGAGAAGATGGCCAAGAAGGAAAAAATGGACAAGGACGACGCGGAACGTTTGGCGGAATTCATCGATGAGCAGGTCAAACGGGGAAAGAAGGAAGAACCGGAACCAAGCTCTTCCTACACCGAACTCAAAAGAGACAACGAAGAAGATACCATCAAGATAGATTTGAAATTAGGATCCACAAAATCAGTGGACACGAAACCTATCAAACTCGAAAAACGACCATTGGAAGCGGTGTCCCGAACCTCCGAATTCAAGAAAGAGAAAAAGTTTAAACCTGGTTCGTCGGAATTCAAAAAACCCTCAGCCCTGGAAGAGCTGATACgtgaagaagaaataaaaaaggaaaagtcCAACCGAAAAGATTATTGGTTGGCCGAAGGAATCGTGGTAAAATTGGTTTCGAAATCATTGGGGGAGAAATATTACAAGGAAAAAGGTGTAGTGCTGGAGGTGATCGATCGGTATAGAGCGAAAATTCGTCTGCTTGAGACTGGAGATAAATTGAAAGTTGATCAG GCCCACCTCGAGACGGTAATCCCATCAACCGGCAAGAAGGTTCTGGTACTGAACGGAGGCTATCGGGGTAGTACGGCTACCCTGAAGGAAATCGACACCGACAACTTTTGCGTAACCATCGAGATTGCTTCCGGTCCGCTGAAAGGGCGAGTGGTCAACAATGTGCAGTACGAGGACATTAGCAAGttgttttaa